One window of the Nicotiana tabacum cultivar K326 chromosome 4, ASM71507v2, whole genome shotgun sequence genome contains the following:
- the LOC107759860 gene encoding uncharacterized protein LOC107759860 isoform X1 produces the protein MGSDSILNGSIPITSSNPKDFAKKKRANRSAKLKQCKLDARREQWLSQVKNKGLKEEPNAGGTHSRAKNVESERRRLIEKLQIKPRGEEDNEGASNHYSDSDSPTSHTSSVLGGNDSGTNFTGSSSSSSSCTSSSSGGCCSGSMSEEDDDCLDDWEAVADALAATDHKQEQHNPSLDSHCERDDNVAHMSSRQVTSNRQVSESNDRGLAPRPPLSSQAWRPDDTFRPPSLPTLSKQYSFPMNSERHCRGGSVWGCKSLSSIPTSCPICCEDLDFTDTSFLPCSCGFRLCLFCHKRILEEDGRCPGCRKQYVQDPVEREATIDGGSLTVRLTRSCSMISRS, from the exons ATGGGTTCCGATTCAATCCTCAACGGTTCGATCCCTATTACTTCCTCTAACCCCAAAGATTTTGCCAAGAAAAAAAGG GCTAATCGGTCGGCTAAGTTGAAGCAGTGCAAGCTTGATGCTCGACGCGAGCAGTGGCTTTCACAAG TGAAGAACAAAGGCTTGAAGGAGGAACCAAATGCTGGAGGAACACATAGTCGAGCAAAGAATGTTGAGAGTGAGAGGAGACGATTAATTGAGAAGTTGCAGATAAAGCCGAGAGGCGAAGAGGACAATGAAGGAGCATCAAACCACTACAGCGATTCTGATTCACCTACAAGCCACACCAGTAGTGTTTTGGGAGGAAATGATTCTGGGACTAATTTCACCGggagcagcagcagtagtagtagttGTACCAGCAGTAGCAGTGGTGGATGTTGTTCAGGGAGTATGAGCGAAGAAGATGACGACTGCTTGGACGATTGGGAGGCTGTTGCTGATGCTCTGGCTGCCACTGATCACAAACAGGAGCAGCATAATCCCAGCTTGGATTCACATTGTGAGAGGGATGATAATGTTGCGCATATGAGTTCTAGGCAAGTGACTTCTAACAGGCAGGTTTCAGAGTCTAATGACAGAGGATTGGCACCTAGACCTCCTCTCAGTTCCCAGGCATGGAGGCCTGATGATACCTTCCGTCCACCGAGTCTGCCAACCTTGTCGAAGCAGTATAGTTTTCCAATGAATTCTGAGCGGCATTGTCGGGGAGGCTCTGTATGGGGATGTAAAAGTTTATCCTCCATACCCACGTCATGTCCTATATGCTGTGAAGATTTGGATTTTACAGACACAAGTTTTCTCCCTTGTTCATGTGGGTTTAGGCTTTGTCTCTTTTGTCACAAGAGGATTCTTGAGGAGGATGGGCGTTGCCCCGGGTGCAGGAAGCAGTATGTTCAGGATCCAGTCGAGCGAGAGGCTACCATAGATGGAGGCAGCCTGACAGTTCGATTGACTCGTTCTTGTAGCATGATATCAAGGTCCTAG
- the LOC107759860 gene encoding uncharacterized protein LOC107759860 isoform X2: MLDASSGFHKNKGLKEEPNAGGTHSRAKNVESERRRLIEKLQIKPRGEEDNEGASNHYSDSDSPTSHTSSVLGGNDSGTNFTGSSSSSSSCTSSSSGGCCSGSMSEEDDDCLDDWEAVADALAATDHKQEQHNPSLDSHCERDDNVAHMSSRQVTSNRQVSESNDRGLAPRPPLSSQAWRPDDTFRPPSLPTLSKQYSFPMNSERHCRGGSVWGCKSLSSIPTSCPICCEDLDFTDTSFLPCSCGFRLCLFCHKRILEEDGRCPGCRKQYVQDPVEREATIDGGSLTVRLTRSCSMISRS; encoded by the exons ATGCTCGACGCGAGCAGTGGCTTTCACAAG AACAAAGGCTTGAAGGAGGAACCAAATGCTGGAGGAACACATAGTCGAGCAAAGAATGTTGAGAGTGAGAGGAGACGATTAATTGAGAAGTTGCAGATAAAGCCGAGAGGCGAAGAGGACAATGAAGGAGCATCAAACCACTACAGCGATTCTGATTCACCTACAAGCCACACCAGTAGTGTTTTGGGAGGAAATGATTCTGGGACTAATTTCACCGggagcagcagcagtagtagtagttGTACCAGCAGTAGCAGTGGTGGATGTTGTTCAGGGAGTATGAGCGAAGAAGATGACGACTGCTTGGACGATTGGGAGGCTGTTGCTGATGCTCTGGCTGCCACTGATCACAAACAGGAGCAGCATAATCCCAGCTTGGATTCACATTGTGAGAGGGATGATAATGTTGCGCATATGAGTTCTAGGCAAGTGACTTCTAACAGGCAGGTTTCAGAGTCTAATGACAGAGGATTGGCACCTAGACCTCCTCTCAGTTCCCAGGCATGGAGGCCTGATGATACCTTCCGTCCACCGAGTCTGCCAACCTTGTCGAAGCAGTATAGTTTTCCAATGAATTCTGAGCGGCATTGTCGGGGAGGCTCTGTATGGGGATGTAAAAGTTTATCCTCCATACCCACGTCATGTCCTATATGCTGTGAAGATTTGGATTTTACAGACACAAGTTTTCTCCCTTGTTCATGTGGGTTTAGGCTTTGTCTCTTTTGTCACAAGAGGATTCTTGAGGAGGATGGGCGTTGCCCCGGGTGCAGGAAGCAGTATGTTCAGGATCCAGTCGAGCGAGAGGCTACCATAGATGGAGGCAGCCTGACAGTTCGATTGACTCGTTCTTGTAGCATGATATCAAGGTCCTAG